The following nucleotide sequence is from Gemmatimonadaceae bacterium.
CTCACCACGTAGCTGCCGTTGGACGCCGGCAGCTCCAGGCACGCGAGCTCGCTGGCCGCCGTGATCACCAGCGACCCGCCCACGGCCAGTGTCTCGGGCGTCCCCGCGCGCAGCGTCTGCGTTCCCGCTCCGCTCTGTCCGCCCACGGTCACCCGCACGGTCGCGGCGTGCGTGGGCGTGCACGGCAGCGTCGACGGCACCGTCACCGTGAGCTGCACGGTCGAGGCGGCCGTCACCGCCGCGCTCACGCCGTCGATCGTCACCGAATCCGCCGCCGCGGCGGCGCTGAACCCGGTGCCCGCGATCGTGACCGCCGCTCCCGGCGTCATCACGGCGGGCCCGATCGACGCGATGGTCGGCGCCGAGCCGGGCGCCGCGGCGGTGACGGTGATGGCCGCCGTCCCCGACTGCGCCTCGCTCGTGGCCGTGATCGTGGTCGTGCCGGCCGCGACCGCGGTCACCAGTCCCGCGGCGCTCACCGTGGCCCGGGTGGCGTCGGACGACGTCCAGGTCACCACGCGCCCGGACAGCGCGTTGCCGCTGGCGTCGAGCGTGGCCGCGGTCAACTGCTGCGTGGCGCCGGCAACGAGCGTCGCCGAGGCCGGCGACACGGACACCCGCGCCACCGGCACGGGATTGACGGTGAGCGTGGCCTGGCCCTGCCTGCCGCCCGCGGTGGCGATGATGGTCGTGGTGCCGGCGGCCAGCCCGGTCACCAGCCCGCCGCTCGTCACCGAGGCCACGCTCGGCGTGCCCACCGACCAGGTCACGGTGCCGGTGGCGATGGATGCGCCGTTCTGATCCGCGCCCGCCGCCGAAGCGGTGGTGGTGGAGCCCACGAACACCGCCGCCGCCGACAGCGTCACCGATACGGTGGTGAGCACCGGCGTTGGCGGCGGTGTGACCATGCCGTTGCCGTCGGTCGAGCCGCCCCCTCCGCTACACGATGCAGCGAGCAGGGCCGCGAACAGCCCCGCGAGGGGGCGCCGCCACAGACGAGTCATGAGCGAGGTGGTTGGGGGGGAGAACACCGTCGAGCGCTCACCGGCCAATGTACGGCCGCCGGCCGGTTCCGGCCAGACCGCATACCATAATAAATAACTCATGATCCGGCGCCGGGCCCCGAAAGGGCCCGGCGCCGGATCACCGCTACTCGTCCGTGGCCGCCTCCACCCCCAATTCCCCGGTCTCCAGGCTGTGCTTGGCGATCGCGCTCACCCGCGCGTCCTGGTGGTGCCGCAGGCCGCGGATGTTGCGCCGCGCCCGCCGGTACGCCATCGGCACGAACACGCGCGCCAGATCCAGGTGCGGCTGCACGCTGGCCGCGTCGGGCCCGCCCGCGCGCTCGATCTCCCACGTGGTCCGCGACAGCACCGCCGTGGCCAGGAAGATGTCGATGGCCGCGTTGGCCATCCGCTCCTGCAGGAACTGGCGGTCGAGGATTGCCTTGCCGTGCTTCATGATCGCCGCCTCCACGCCGAGCGCGAAGTTGTGCACCAGCTCGGCCACCTGATCCGCTTCGCCGGCCAGCGCCGGATGCACCTTGGTGAAGCTGGGCTTGGTGATCTGGCGCTTGGCGCGGTCGCTCAGGTAGTGGCTGATCGCCCCGATCGAATGGATCGGGTCCTTGAACGCCTTGCCCAGCGTCTTCAGCCGCTCGCCCGGCTGCTGCAGCCCCATCAGCGCGATCAGGGCCCGCAGGATCTCGTTGGTGCCCTCGAAGATCAGGTTGATGCGCGAATCGCGCACCGCCTGCTCGTACGGGAACTCCTTGGAGTAGCCGATGCCGCCCGCGATCTGCATTGCGTCGTTCGACGCCCGGAACGCCAGCTCGCTCGCGAACACCTTGCACGCCGCCGTCTCCAGCGAGAAGTCGATCCCGCCGCGATCCATCATCCCGCTGGCCAGCTGCACCCCCGAATCGGCCGCGTACACCTCGGCGGCATTGAGCGCGATCTTCTTCTGGATCATCTCGAACGAGCCGATCGACTTGCCGAACTGCTGCCGCTCGTTGGCGTACTTGATCGCCTCGCGCATGATGCGCCGCGCGCCGCGCGCCGAGCCCGCCGCCAGCCCCAGCCGTCCCGAATTCAGCACCTCCAGCGCCACGTGGAACCCCTGCCCCACGTCGCCCAGCCGGTCGGCCATCGGGACCTTCACGTTCTCGAAGAACACCGCCCGCGTATCGCTGGCCTTGATCCCCATCTTCTCTTCGAGCTTGCCCAGCCGCACCCCCTCGGCGTGCGCGTTCACGATGAACGCCGTCACCCGCTGCTTCGGCTTGCCGTCGATCTCCACCGGCACCTTGGCGAACACGGTGAAGATGTCGGCGTAGCCGGCGTTCGAGATCCAGATCTTCTGGCCGTTGAGCACGTAGTGCGCGCCGTCGGCGCTCGGCACGGCCGTGGTCTTCATGGCCTGCGCGTCGGAGCCCGATCCCGGTTCGGTGAGGCAGAACCCCGCCACGTATTCGCCGGTGGCGCACTTGGGCAGGTACTGCTGCTTCTGCGCCTCGGTGCCGAACAGCACGATCCCCTTGCACCCGATGGACTGGTGCGCGCCGAAGTACACGGTGAGCGCCGGATCGGTGCCGCCCAACTCGCCGAACACCCGCGTGTACACCTTGGCCGTGGCGCCGAAGCCGCCGTACGCCTCGGGAATGCTCACCCCCATCAGCCCCAACTCGTGCAGCCCGAACCGCACCTCGTCGGGAAAGTGCGCGTCGTGGTCGAACTTGGCGGAGTCGATGTGGTCGGCCGCGAAGGCCCGGAACGAACCGAGGATCGCGTCCAGCGACTCCTTCTCGTCGGGGCTCAGCGCCGGAAACGGAAAGACGAGATCCTCGAGGACCTCGCCCAGAAATACGCCGCGCGTGAACGACGGGTTGACGTCGGGCGCGGCAAGGTGCGGTTCGCCGGCTCTGCTCGACGGGCCGGCAGTGGGTGCGGTGGTGGCGGTCATGCGCGAATCCCCCTCGGTAGGCCTCTATATGTATGAATGTAGCTTGCCCCGGGAGCACCGTCCCGCGCAATCGGCGATTCCTTGGCGCAGTGAGGGGGTGTCGCCGGCGTACCCTGGTCCCCGCGCCGGCAAGCGGATAACGTATGTGACGTTGCGCGTTCCCCGCCGCCGGGGCCCCGCCCCGACCCCGCCCACGATGCCCATCCGTCGCTGGACCATTGCGCTGGCGCTCGGCTTCACCGCCCGCGCCAACGCGCAGCTATCGGCCGCGTCCCGTCACTCGCCCGTCCCGTCGGCTGAAAACCAGCCGCCGGTGCACGAAGCGTGGGCGCAACGCGACCTCCTGCCCGGCGCGCAGATCGGAATGGCCGTGCAGTCCGCCGACGGGTATCTCTGGCTTGCCACGACCAAGGGGCTGCTGCGCTTCGACGGCGAACGGGCGCTGCGCATGGATCCACCCGCCATGGATTCCCTGCCGTCGCCCTGGGTGCTCGCGCTCACCACGTCCCGCGACGGCGCGCTCTGGGCAGGCACGGCGCGCGGCGGCGTGTTCCGCCTCTTCCACGGCACCTACACTCGATGGACGACGGCACAGGGCCTGCCCACCGATCAGGTCAACGCGATCTACCAAGACCCGGCCGGCACGGTGTGGATCGGCACCCAGGCCGGCCTCTGTCGCATCGACGGCTCGCGGTGCACGCGCGTCGGCCAGCGCGGAATTCCTGCTCTCGCACTGGGCGCCGACTGGGACGGGCGTCTGCTCGTGGGCAGCTATGGACTGTTTCGCCTCGCCGGCGATTCCCTCGTCACGATCCCACAGCTCACGCCCTCGCTGTTCCGCATCAACCGCATCGTGCGCGATTCGAGCGGCGCCGTCTGGCTGGCCACCGTGGCCGGGCTCGTGCGACTGTCGCCGCCCACGGCGCCGGGCGCGCCGCCCCAGGCCCGGATCTTCACCACGGCCGACGGGCTGCCGTCCAACTATGTGCTCTCCGTGCTCACCGGTCCGGGCGACGAACTCTGGGTGGGGACGGTGGGCGGTGGCATCGCGCTGCGGCGCAACGGGCACTTCATGGTGCTGGACGAGCGCCAGGGACTCACCGACGACCGCGTCAACGACCTCCTCCGCGACCGCGAGGGCGACGTGTGGGCCTCCACGAGCGGCGGCCTCGATCGCTTTCACGATCGCGCGGTCACCACGTACACGCGCACCGACGGACTGCCCGACCCGTTGGTGTGGGG
It contains:
- a CDS encoding acyl-CoA dehydrogenase family protein; this encodes MTATTAPTAGPSSRAGEPHLAAPDVNPSFTRGVFLGEVLEDLVFPFPALSPDEKESLDAILGSFRAFAADHIDSAKFDHDAHFPDEVRFGLHELGLMGVSIPEAYGGFGATAKVYTRVFGELGGTDPALTVYFGAHQSIGCKGIVLFGTEAQKQQYLPKCATGEYVAGFCLTEPGSGSDAQAMKTTAVPSADGAHYVLNGQKIWISNAGYADIFTVFAKVPVEIDGKPKQRVTAFIVNAHAEGVRLGKLEEKMGIKASDTRAVFFENVKVPMADRLGDVGQGFHVALEVLNSGRLGLAAGSARGARRIMREAIKYANERQQFGKSIGSFEMIQKKIALNAAEVYAADSGVQLASGMMDRGGIDFSLETAACKVFASELAFRASNDAMQIAGGIGYSKEFPYEQAVRDSRINLIFEGTNEILRALIALMGLQQPGERLKTLGKAFKDPIHSIGAISHYLSDRAKRQITKPSFTKVHPALAGEADQVAELVHNFALGVEAAIMKHGKAILDRQFLQERMANAAIDIFLATAVLSRTTWEIERAGGPDAASVQPHLDLARVFVPMAYRRARRNIRGLRHHQDARVSAIAKHSLETGELGVEAATDE